GCGGTCAAAGCAAGGCCTTTTCATTTCTCTGTGTATTGAGTGGTTTCTGTCCAACACAGAGCACACAGTGAACTCTCTATTGATCTTATAGTATAATAAATCTTTTCACTTGGACCCCTCTGCTTTTATTTATGTGACTCCTCAAACATTGGGAGTGATGattcttttcatttaattttcagtCAGTCCATCGCTTTGGTTCAGATTGAAATATCTCCACAACCGGCTGATGGATTGCCATTGTATTTGACACGGACGCTGCCAAAAGCATTTATCATGATGACATTGGTGATGAAGATTTTTCCTCTGGCACCAACAGCAAGTCCACATTTCATCTCACCCAATGTGCTGGTTTATACGATagtttcccccccccccacacacacacacgcacacacacacacacacaaatttaaCTTTACACGTCAAGTCACATTGTTTCTCTCTACAAGGTTAGATCAAACACCACAGCTGTCTCAGATTGCTGTGTCTTACACCTGCAGTCGATGATCATATTATATTTTGAAATCAGACAGCCGAGCGTGGAGCAGCCAGGATCAGAATTAACACTTCCAAGTCTGAGGCCATCATCCTCAGTCAAACAGGGGTGGATTGTGCACTTGCGAGTGAGTCACTGCCTCAAGTATCTTTAGGTCTTGCTCATGAGTGGAAGTAGGAtagagcaggagattgacaggtggATATAGGCAGCAACTGTAGTGATGGTAACACCACATAGTTCTATTGTGGTGAAGATAGAGCTGAGCCAAAAGGCGAATCTGTCCATTTACCAGATAATCTATGTTTTCCGACCCTCACCTGTGATAAGTGATGTAGTAATGTCTGGAGAAGTGGTTATACTATACAATTTTAGGCCGATTTGTTTTAGTGGTCTTTCCAGCGAGGAACAATGCCCTCTGTTATAAACAGTGACACATTGTGAATACTTTGCCACATTTagttaaaacaaaaatgggTCAGTAAGTATTATTAGCGTATTTTCACATGTCCTATGTTGATTGACATCAGTACATCAGTATAAAATTTGTGCCCTAAATCTCATGCTCAACACATCTGATTCAgctcaatgcatcattagcaggcttgtgcagaacttaacaatcttttgaagaaatCAATTTCATCTGAAtgaggtgtgttgaagcagggaaacatctaaaacctgcaggacagcggccctcgaggaccgactttggacatccctgaacTAAAGCAACTAGTACCAGCCAGTTAGAGGCAGAGACAGGTTGGTCATGTCTTTGTCTACTTAGGAAAAAGACTAACAGCTCACTTATGAAGGTAATGCAGTCCCCACTGCACCCACTGTGGTGTGATGAAGTTGATCCAACCTTGCAACATGAAGCAATTTGCTTCCTCAataaaactctgagtttttctCTTATGACTTTACACAATTTCAATGTTcaagatttaattttttttttaaagttaattcaggtttttcttttaaacgtgACACTTTAATTTTAGATTCagagtattttttttgtcttagctAAATAAAATACCTGCTTAGCAAGTATTCACGAGCAAGTTAACCTTTATCTCCAACAATTCACAGACAGGAAgatttatattttaaaaaaaaaactgttcaagTTCATTCTGGTGAGTTTTTTGATCATCATGTGTTACAATTGTTaagcaaaatgctttttttGCTTCAGTCTCTTAACTGACTGTAAAGAAAGTAGAGTAGACTGATGGGAACTTTTTCCACTCAAGTGAAGGCTGTGGTTGAAAGAAATGGGACTGAGTCAGAAATTAACATTTCCCCTGACTCACTGAAGTGCTCTGATGTCTCTTGTAATGAGTTCATCTTCCATGGTTCATGTAATACCACAACTGTTGTTGATGCACTCCCACTGGCAGCGACTATGACATGAACACTGCAGTCCCTGTTACAGGTTTACATCCTCTTTCTCGGTCATACCTGGAGTGCTGGTGGGACATGGGGTGGGCTCTGTGGGTTTACATAACATGCATCGACGAGTGATTTGGATCAGTGTGAGACGGAATCGTTTTATCCTGAATGCGTAAACCATCGGGTTCAGGGCTGAGTTCACATGGGACATGAAAATCCCTACATACATGGCAAACTTGGGTATGTGGCACTCTGGACAAAAGTAGGTGATGCAGTTCATGATGTGTATTGGCagccagcacagaagaaaaaggAAGACCACCAAAGCCAGTGACTTAGCCAGCTTTAGCTCCTTCCGGTAATACCGGTCTCCATCACAAGTGGCCTCAGCACGGCGGTTAAGCTGCTGCCGGATCACTCGGAAGATCTCCACATACAGAGTGATCATTATGGTCAGTGGTACCACTACCCAGCCGAAAAAATTAAAGTACACCATATAGTCCATCCTAATAACTTTTGTGAACTCGCAGACGATCTCATCGGAGCTGTTGAAGTTTCTGATCGTATCATGGTTATTCCAGCCAATCATAGGAACCAATCCACTGAGGAAGGACAGGATCCAACACAGACACACCACCACATAGGCCCTCCCTGGGGTCACTATGATGCTGTACCTGAAGAGTGTAATTGGAAAAGAAATGTCAGTTTTTCCAATCACCTAATGCACCAACCTGCCACTTTAATGGTTTTTCTTTGAACAAATGCCAGTCTCTATTTCTCAGAAGCATTATTCTCAAGTGCCAACTTTTGATATCAGGATCCAACTGGTAAACAAACACCACTATGGGGTCCTGCCAGCTCCATTTACAAGCTGCACCTTTGTCAGTAATTTAGTCGGACAGGCACATTCTAATTTCCTTAAAAGGTTTTGATATCCAGTCCATTGATTTACACGAAACCAGGCAATGATATATGGTGCTACTGTTTGTAGGATAGCCATGTTGTCTTCACTATCTCTGTGGTTAAACACATTCATTGAGCTCTTGAATGATCTGGATTATAATTTGCtttaattggactgtatctttcaAGTGCCTTGAGAGGACATTTGTTCTGATTtggcaatataaataaaactgaaatgctaAGTGCTAAAAAGACATTattggtgctaaccaccatcATTTTTGGTTCTTTGTAGTTTCTTCATAAAATTCAAGGGTTTTGCTCTTTGACAACAAAGTTAAGTTCAGAGACTACAGACAATACATACAGTAGTATCATTTGAATAAACAGTTTTGTTG
The Odontesthes bonariensis isolate fOdoBon6 chromosome 3, fOdoBon6.hap1, whole genome shotgun sequence DNA segment above includes these coding regions:
- the LOC142377894 gene encoding adenosine receptor A1, which encodes MMYISIETAIALVSVLGNVLVVLVVCVNRALRNTTFCFIVSLAVADIAVGILVIPLAIVISLGFNTQFYTCLLLSCLLLIITQSSILSLLAIAIDRYLRVKIPTKYSIIVTPGRAYVVVCLCWILSFLSGLVPMIGWNNHDTIRNFNSSDEIVCEFTKVIRMDYMVYFNFFGWVVVPLTIMITLYVEIFRVIRQQLNRRAEATCDGDRYYRKELKLAKSLALVVFLFLLCWLPIHIMNCITYFCPECHIPKFAMYVGIFMSHVNSALNPMVYAFRIKRFRLTLIQITRRCMLCKPTEPTPCPTSTPGMTEKEDVNL